In the bacterium genome, CATGCTCGGCCGCGTCCTTTCCGGGCTCTCCGAACCGCTCGACGGCAAGCCCGCGCCGGTCGGCGACCGCGACATGCCGCTGTACGGATCGCCCGTCAACCCGATGCACCGCCGGCGCATCGGCGAGGTGCTCGATGTCGGCGTGCGTTCGATCAACGCGACGCTCACCGTCGGGCTGGGGCAGAAAGTCGGCATCTTCGCGGGATCGGGCGTCGGCAAATCCGTGCTGCTCGGCATGATCGCGCGCTACACGAACGCGGACGTCAACGTCATCGCGCTCATCGGCGAGCGTGGCCGCGAGCTGCGCGAGTTCCTCGAGCGCGACCTCGGGCCCGATGGCCTCGCGCGCAGCGTGGTGGTCGCCGCGACCTCCGATCGCACGCCCCTGCAACGCATTCGCGCGGCGTATCTCGCGACGACGATCGCCGAATATTTCCGCGATTCGGGCGCGCGCGTGCTCCTCATGATGGATTCGCTGACGCGCCTGGCGATGGCGCGGCGCGAGGTGGGGCTTGCCGTCGGCGAGCCGCCAACCGCCAAGGGCTACACGCCAAGCGTGTTTTCGCTCATGCCGTCGGTGCTCGAGCGCGTCGGCAACGGGCAGGGCGACGGCGGCATCACGGGCATCTACACCGTGCTTGTCGAGGGCGACGACATGAACGACCCGATCGCCGACGCGGCGCGCTCGATCCTCGACGGCCATATCGTGCTCTCGCGAAAGCTCGCCGCGCGCAACCATTTTCCCGCAGTGGATATCCTCGCGAGCGCAAGCCGCTGCATGAGCGACATTGCGGGCGCGGAGCATCGCCGGCTGGCCGGACGGATGCGCGAGCTGCTCGCGGTGTACGAGGAGGCTGAGGACCTCGTGAACATCGGCGCGTACGTCAAGGGCGCGAATCCGCGCGTGGACGAGGCCCTGGCCGCGATCGCCGACATCCGCGCGTTTTTGCGCCAGGACGTGGACGAGCGCGCCGATTTTCCGCGAACCCTGAAAGGCCTTGTCGCCGCGCTGCGCGGCGCGCCGGAACAACGGAGCGCGAAATGAAAAAGGGCTTCCCGCTGGCCGCCGTCTTGCGCGTGCGTTCGCTTCGCGAAACGATCGAACAGCGCGAGCTCGCCCGCGTGGTGCGGACCGCCAACGAGCTTCGCGACGAAATCGAACAGATCGACGCGCGCCTTTCGCGCGACGCCGGCACGCGCAACGTCCTGCGCAACGCGGCCTTCGACCCGCAAACCGACATGCTGTTCTTTCAGCACATGGAACGCCTGGCCCGGCGCCGCGCCGAACTGGCCGGCCATCTCGCGCGCGTTGAACGCGGCGTGGAGGATCAGCGGGCGATCATGATGGAGACGCGCAAGGACCGCCAGGCGATGGACGCGCTGAAAACGCGCTTTGACGAACAGGAAACCTTCCGC is a window encoding:
- a CDS encoding FliI/YscN family ATPase gives rise to the protein MQDLADLAPWHDRLDGLELVKVSGYVRKIAGTVIEASGPRAAVGSICRIFPRDEEGREGAPLPAEVVGFDGSRVMLMPLHDMRGVLPGSRVERVRSRPVVRIGRDMLGRVLSGLSEPLDGKPAPVGDRDMPLYGSPVNPMHRRRIGEVLDVGVRSINATLTVGLGQKVGIFAGSGVGKSVLLGMIARYTNADVNVIALIGERGRELREFLERDLGPDGLARSVVVAATSDRTPLQRIRAAYLATTIAEYFRDSGARVLLMMDSLTRLAMARREVGLAVGEPPTAKGYTPSVFSLMPSVLERVGNGQGDGGITGIYTVLVEGDDMNDPIADAARSILDGHIVLSRKLAARNHFPAVDILASASRCMSDIAGAEHRRLAGRMRELLAVYEEAEDLVNIGAYVKGANPRVDEALAAIADIRAFLRQDVDERADFPRTLKGLVAALRGAPEQRSAK